One Erythrobacter sp. SDW2 genomic region harbors:
- a CDS encoding potassium transporter Kup, protein MSEPSPPTEFVPEAAGHHRKSGTAKLALGAIGVVFGDIGTSPLYAFRETFASHGDVPGIQVDPVHIHGVLSLVFWSMMMVVTFKYVMTIMRADNRGEGGSLALLALINRRSRGAQWTAPLVLLGVFATALFYGDSMITPAMSVLSATEGLQYVSPGIKPYIVPLAVAILFALFALQSRGTEKVGRLFGPIMLLYFATLAALGSMYIVEMPGIILQTLNPLNALTFFMTDGFRAFVAMGSVVLAVTGAEALYADMGHFGRKPIGLSWIAIVLPCLMINYMGQGAMVLSPETDAYALIKDPFFLMIPDAVRIPVVFLALAATIIASQAVISGAFSLTQQAIQLGFIPRMRIKHTSASTAGQIYIPVINWGLMVMVIALVLMFQSSSNLAAAYGIAVTGAMFIDTILLAAVLISLWRWPLWKALPLVAVFIIVDMAYLGANLIKVPDGGWFPLVVGLVIFTLLTTWARGRKLMRDRMSEVALPIEIFAKSANNSAVRVPGTAIFMAASTAGVPSALLHNIKHNKVLHERVVILTVDIAEEPYVDPAKRCEISEVGQGIYRAVLHYGFMEETNVPEGLKQMEACGGKFDMMQTSFFLSRQTLLPGDKPGMPVWREKIFAWMLRNATTAMEFFNLPTNRVVELGSQLKI, encoded by the coding sequence ATGAGCGAACCCTCGCCTCCTACAGAATTTGTCCCCGAAGCTGCCGGGCATCATCGCAAAAGCGGCACTGCCAAGCTGGCGCTCGGTGCGATCGGCGTGGTCTTCGGCGACATCGGCACCAGCCCGCTTTATGCATTCCGCGAAACCTTTGCCTCGCACGGCGACGTTCCCGGCATTCAGGTCGATCCGGTCCACATCCATGGCGTGCTGAGCCTGGTGTTCTGGTCGATGATGATGGTGGTGACGTTCAAATACGTGATGACCATCATGCGGGCCGACAACCGGGGTGAAGGGGGCAGCCTGGCGCTGCTCGCGCTGATCAACCGCCGCTCGCGCGGGGCGCAATGGACCGCGCCGCTGGTGCTGCTCGGCGTATTCGCCACCGCGCTGTTCTACGGCGATTCGATGATCACCCCGGCCATGTCGGTGCTGTCAGCGACAGAGGGCCTGCAATACGTCAGCCCGGGCATCAAACCCTATATCGTGCCGCTGGCGGTTGCGATCCTGTTCGCATTGTTCGCGCTGCAGTCGCGAGGAACGGAGAAGGTCGGACGACTGTTCGGTCCGATCATGCTGCTCTACTTCGCCACGCTGGCAGCGCTGGGCAGCATGTATATTGTCGAGATGCCTGGGATCATCCTCCAGACGCTTAACCCGCTCAACGCGCTGACATTCTTCATGACCGATGGCTTTCGCGCCTTCGTCGCCATGGGCAGCGTAGTGCTGGCCGTGACGGGCGCAGAGGCGCTTTATGCCGATATGGGCCACTTCGGGCGCAAGCCGATCGGGCTCAGCTGGATCGCGATCGTACTGCCTTGCCTGATGATCAATTACATGGGTCAGGGCGCCATGGTGCTGTCGCCGGAAACGGACGCTTACGCGCTGATCAAGGATCCGTTCTTCCTGATGATCCCCGATGCGGTGCGCATTCCGGTGGTGTTCCTGGCGCTGGCGGCGACGATCATTGCCAGCCAGGCAGTAATCTCGGGCGCGTTTTCGCTGACCCAGCAGGCGATCCAGCTGGGCTTCATCCCGCGCATGCGGATCAAGCACACCAGCGCCTCGACCGCCGGCCAGATCTATATCCCGGTCATCAACTGGGGCCTGATGGTGATGGTGATCGCACTGGTGCTGATGTTCCAGTCCTCGAGCAACCTCGCCGCCGCCTATGGTATCGCCGTCACCGGAGCGATGTTCATCGACACTATCCTGCTGGCGGCTGTGCTCATTTCGCTGTGGCGCTGGCCGCTGTGGAAGGCGTTGCCGCTGGTGGCTGTCTTCATCATCGTCGACATGGCCTATCTTGGTGCGAACCTGATCAAGGTGCCCGACGGTGGCTGGTTCCCTCTGGTGGTCGGCCTGGTGATCTTTACCCTGCTCACAACTTGGGCGCGCGGGCGCAAGCTGATGCGTGACCGGATGAGCGAGGTTGCGCTGCCGATCGAGATCTTCGCCAAATCCGCCAATAACAGCGCAGTACGTGTGCCCGGCACAGCGATCTTCATGGCGGCCAGCACGGCCGGCGTTCCTTCCGCCCTGCTGCACAACATCAAGCACAACAAGGTGCTGCACGAGCGGGTGGTGATCCTGACGGTCGATATCGCCGAAGAGCCCTATGTCGATCCGGCGAAGCGCTGCGAGATCTCTGAGGTCGGGCAGGGCATCTATCGCGCCGTGCTGCACTATGGCTTCATGGAGGAGACCAACGTGCCCGAAGGCCTCAAGCAGATGGAGGCTTGCGGCGGCAAGTTCGACATGATGCAGACCAGCTTCTTCCTCAGCCGCCAGACCCTGCTTCCCGGAGACAAGCCCGGAATGCCGGTCTGGCGCGAGAAGATTTTCGCCTGGATGCTGCGCAATGCGACAACGGCCATGGAGTTCTTCAACCTGCCGACCAACCGGGTGGTGGAGTTGGGGAGCCAGTTGAAGATTTAG